The window tcattttaatatcacTTGTTCAAAATCCTTTCAAAAAAAATGTCTTTGGCAAATTACTCCAACATGAACTCTGTCTCCATTGCAAATAGCTTAGGATCTGGTTCACGGGCACCCATACTTATTCCTGAAGAGTATAATTCGTGGGTTGGCCGTATGAATCTTCATCTTAATGCTATAAATGAAGATGTCTGGAAGTGTGTAGAAGGAACATATGTTACTCCAGAAAATATGGCTACTCTTGCTACAAATCAAGCCACTCAAGTTGAAATTACAAAAAAGTTGGAACTCCAAGCCAAAAAGGAACTTGTTTCTGGAATACCTCACAGTATTCTAAGTCAAATGGATGACATTATACTGTTAACCGCAAATCAAATTTGGGAGAATTTGAAAAATCGTTTTTGTGGAAATAAAAGAATCATCGGAAACAAAAGAACATCTGTTTTGAATGAATTTGATAATTTCAAAATGCTTTCATCAGAAACCATCCATGATGCTCATGATAGGttcaatttgattatggttaaaatgaacaatttgggtatcaaaaagacacaacacgagataaatctcaagtttttaaacaatctGTTCGAAAGCTGGAAAATGGTTAAACTCATTATTCAGGGAAATCCAGCTATTCATACCGAATCTTTGTACAATTTGTATGGAGAActtcaatcgtatgaatcctcgATTGACCCACCAACCATTGCAGCTTTTGGAGGACCACTTGCACTTGTGTCCACAACTTCTCAAAACCAAACACCTTTCAATGATCAAAACTTTAATCATTTTAATCAGACTACATCTTTTCAAAACCAAGCCTTCCAGTCTGATTCAAATGATGAAGCAGATTATCAACAACTGTGTGCGTTGGTTGCAAACACAAATCTCCAAAGATTTATCCCAAATCATGGTCAAtcaaattttagaccaaattttcaaccaagaccatcttttggacaaaataacTCAAGTTTTCAACCAAGACCATCTTTTGGTCAAAACAACTCAGGTTTTCAACCTAGACCTTACTTTGGACAAAATTCTCAAAGACCTTCTTTCCAAAATAACTcaaaccaaggttttcaaaaccaGGGATTTCAAAACGATCCCAACTCAGGTCATAATCACAATCCAAACAAtagttttcaaaatcaaaatagaggtttccaaaatcaaggttacaacaatcaaaacaatggttttcaaaacaaccaaaattttagATTCCAACAAAACCATTCTCAACCTTCCcaacaagcccaaactcaaaCACCTGAAAGACTTCCGATTAAAAGTCAAAAGGATGATAGTGATGAAGAAGTGATCATTTGTCACAACTGcaaaggaacaaatcactatgccaGAGAATGTCGagccaaaaacaaaaccaaaatcaaagactCAGCATACTATGCTCAAAGAGCCGATGAATTGAAGAAACTGGAAAACCAAGAAAAGCAAAGAGCATTGATGGCAATCCATGAACCAAGTGTGGAATACTGGCCAACTTCTGATGACGAAGCTGAACACGAACCAACACAATCAAACTTCTGCTTCGTAGCTGGTGTTGAAATACCTTCAAGAGCTCCAAACGTCATAGAACAGGTATGGTCTATGATCTCTGAACttggtttttccaaaacaatttttgagtCCCACATAACCAAAATTGAGACTAGTCTGGAAGTTGATCTCAAAACATATCATGACACAATggtcaattatgatatttgcaaatCTGAGTTACAAACCTTGCAACTCAAATTTGGAGAATCAACAAGAACGAAAAGCAAATTGGAAAGAGACGTTGAAAGAAAATCAGAAGATTATAATCACGTCTTGGAACAATTAAATCAGTCCCTAATTCAGAAAAGGGATTTGGAACTAAAAAATCAGTCAGTCATTTCTTctgaaataaaagatgttttagaaatggaaatccttcagttgaaacaagactttcaagaatcaactgacaaatacaatgttttaaatgaaaagcTGACTGATTCTTTAAAACAAATCAATTCTCTTGAAACCGAGAATAAAAGACTGATATGGAATATGGATTCTATCAAAGTTGCCAGAAAACTAAGTGATGATATTTTCACCAAGGCAAACACCTTGGGAACTGGCAAAATTGATACGAATTATAGACCAGGAATTGGAAGAGAATCCTTTGAAATTGAACAAGCAAAACAGAAAAACATGACGAATTGTGAAAACTCTGAATCTACTCTACATAATCTTTTCACATCTGTTAATGAGGAAGATTCAGATGACGAAACAGTTATCAACTGTAGTCCAGATGATACTGCTTTCAGTGTTTCCAAAAAGTCTTTCAAAAGAGTTGTAAATTCTGAAACAGACTCTGCAAGTTCTTTAACTCACCAAATCAAAAATACTGATGGAACCACTAAACTCAAAAACTTTTTGAATGGAGAAAATTCCTCTTATAAGGATGGTAGTACTTCTATACCAACTGCTTTTCCTACAATGACTTCATCAATTGTTGGAAAAACTAGTTTGGGACAAAAatactccaagaaacaacaaacaagcaAAAAATCCATTCAAGTCACCAAAACCCCACTAATCAAACCAAACCTTTTTGAAAAACAACCAAAGAAACCAAACGTCATACCTCATAAACAGGTttccaaacaaaaaccaaaatcttttcaaaaaccttttgaaaaccgctTTCAAGATATTACTTTTAATCATTCAAGGAACTTTCAAAAACCATCACATCCGAAAGTTTCAAACCATCATCCTCAAAAAGCTTTTCAAAACCGCCCATCACATCCCAGATatgaagaaaacttttcaaacaaaCCTTCACATCTAGGATATCTTTCACCAAATCACAGATCTTATCAACCCAcaggttttcaaaaacaaatcgcaTTTTGGGTAAAATTGATAGATCAAATCAAACCTCAACCATTCCATCGTTATAAaccaaaccattacaataatGTGAAGTCAAATGATAAAAGAAATTCATTAAGAAAAGCACCCAAAATAACAACTGACAAACCAGGACCCAttcagatttgggtacctaaagTTTCTGTCTGATTGTAGGTACTTAATGCTGGAGAACCCAATGATGAtacatggtatattgatagtggctgctccaaGCATATGACAGGAAACCGGAAC of the Lactuca sativa cultivar Salinas chromosome 6, Lsat_Salinas_v11, whole genome shotgun sequence genome contains:
- the LOC128126842 gene encoding uncharacterized protein LOC128126842, producing MSLANYSNMNSVSIANSLGSGSRAPILIPEEYNSWVGRMNLHLNAINEDVWKCVEGTYVTPENMATLATNQATQVEITKKLELQAKKELVSGIPHSILSQMDDIILLTANQIWENLKNRFCGNKRIIGNKRTSVLNEFDNFKMLSSETIHDAHDRFNLIMGNPAIHTESLYNLYGELQSYESSIDPPTIAAFGGPLALVSTTSQNQTPFNDQNFNHFNQTTSFQNQAFQSDSNDEADYQQLFQQNHSQPSQQAQTQTPERLPIKSQKDDSDEEVIICHNCKGTNHYARECRAKNKTKIKDSAYYAQRADELKKLENQEKQRALMAIHEPSVEYWPTSDDEAEHEPTQSNFCFVAGVEIPSRAPNVIEQLTDSLKQINSLETENKRLIWNMDSIKVARKLSDDIFTKANTLGTGKIDTNYRPGIGRESFEIEQAKQKNMTNCENSESTLHNLFTSVNEEDSDDETVINCSPDDTAFSVSKKSFKRVVNSETDSASSLTHQIKNTDGTTKLKNFLNGENSSYKDGSTSIPTAFPTMTSSIVGKTSLGQKYSKKQQTSKKSIQVTKTPLIKPNLFEKQPKKPNVIPHKQVLNAGEPNDDTWYIDSGCSKHMTGNRNYLRDFKPIQTNQDVTFGNNMKAKIKGYGNITNGNFTIKKVAFVDDLKHNLISVSQLCDNNLEVLFTKQRSLIMDAKTKDVIVDSDRAGNMYPLDMDLIYGKPDICLLSKAPADISWLWHRRLSHLNFGYINKLIGDDLVRGLPLLKLDNETLCAACEKGKLSKSTHKSISESSVSEPLELLHIDLCGPAKTQTIQGKKYILVVVDGFSRFTWVFFLRLKSEAPEEMINFIKQIELKLKRPVRRIRSDNAAYRVLNKRTRVIEESTDVHFDEFYVRKLDREHFGSKMIENIFQNPIQQTPSPDIDIEIDLDLLFEQPKTAYNSELLTTLIDPTGTPSEVIPQTNQNDANQFEGEPPTHTSSLEQTPNPPLNTRTPNSQNNPDASFMGEPSNLFQDETPGEEQWDTETPIIIAEENRLIKWTRNHPTDQIIGDPNIGIQTRGASTNECLFGAFLSTTEPKTIHSAIKDPDWVKAMQEELAEFERNDVQDGYTETRLTIKESFVETRHVL